GCAATTGAGCAGGAAATCAACTATTTTCAGGCAAATCAAAAGCTGAAGAAAGAGGTTCAGGAAAGTCGCAGATTAGTTGCTGAACAGCTATTAGGTGTATCGAATGTTATGGGAGATCTGTCAAAGGAAATTAAAAGAGAAAGAGAAAATCATTTTGTTCAGGAAGAACAGATCTTAGATGCATTGCAAAACTTTGGCATTGAAATTGTAAACGTTGATATTTATAGCGTGGAACAAGGAAATGTTGATATAGAGATGAGTATTCCTTTCTGTAATGGACATGGAGAGTGTGAAAAAATTATAGCTCCAATGTTGTCTGATATCTTGGAGGAATCCATTATCGTTAAAAAAGAGGAATGTGCAAATTACCCTAATGGTTATTGTCATGTTTCATTTGGATCAGCTAAAAGATACCGAATTGAAACGGGTGTTGCTCATGCAGCAAAGGGAGGCGGATTAGTATCCGGAGATAGTTATTCCATGATTGATCTTGGAGTTGGAAAGTTTGCTGTTGCAATAAGTGATGGAATGGGAAATGGGGTTAGAGCTCATTTTGAAAGTAATGAAACGATTAAGCTACTTCAAAAGATATTACAATCGGGTATTGAAGAAAAAGTGGCAATTAAAACAATTAACTCCATTTTAAGTTTAAGAACAACAGATGAAATTTTTTCAACTTTAGATTTAGCGATTATCGATTTACAGGATGGTAGCAGTAAATTCTTGAAAATTGGTTCTACACCAAGCTTTATCAAACGTGGAGACAAGATTATAAAAATTCAAGCTAGTAATCTACCTATGGGCATTATTGAGGATTTTGATGTTGATGTTGTTGGTGAGAAGCTTAAAGCGGGAGATTTATTGATTATGATGAGTGATGGAATTTTTGAAGGTCCTAAACATGTTGAAAATTATGATCTGTGGATGAAGCGTAAAATTAGTGAAATGAAAACAACTGATCCTCAGGAAATAGCTGATTTGATTATGGAAGAGGTGATTAGAACAAGATCAGGAAAAATAGAAGATGATATGACAGTTGTTGTTTCATCTATTGAGCATAATACACCTAAATGGGCAAGCATCCCTGTTTCCTCAAAGAAAATAGGATAATAATAGAGTATAAAATAAGCCCTTCTGGCGAGTATGGTAATAGTCTATTTTTCTGTTAAGCAAAGGGAAAAATTTTGGAGAATGAAAATCATCTCTCTAGGAGGGTAAACATGGAGAAAGGTCATTTAAAACAAATTTTATTAATCACTGATGGTTGCTCAAATCATGGGGAAGATCCAATTGCAATGGCAGCATTAGCTAATGAACAAGGAATTACAGTTAATGTAATTGGTGTATTAGAGGAAAATGTAATCGACCAAGAATCACTCCAAGAAGTTGAAGGAATTGCGATGTCTGGTGGAGGAGTACATCAAATTGTTTATGCACACCAGCTTTCACAAACTGTTCAACATGTAACAAGAAAGGCTATGACTCAAACACTTCAAGGTGTTGTGAATAAAGAACTTCAGCAAATTTTAGGTAAGAGTACCTCAATGGAAGAGCTGCCACCTGAAAAGCGTGGTGAAGTTATGGAGGTAGTGGATGAACTTGGTGAGATGGCTAGTTTAGAAATTCTCATTTTAGTTGATACAAGTGCTAGTATGAAACCAAAGTTACCAACTGTAAAGGAAGCATTATTAGATCTATCAATCAGTCTAAATTCTAGAATAGGTGATAATCGTTATGCTGTGCTAGTATTTCCTGGGAAAAAGGATGAGGTTGAAAAAGTGCTTGACTGGACACCAAAATTAGAGTCTTTATCATCTATTTTTCCGAAATTATCTACAGGTGGTATTACGCCGACTGGTCCAGCAATAAGAGAAGCCATTCAGCATTTTAAGAAAAAACGCTCCCTAAAAAGTTTATTAAGAAACGAAGAAGATTACTACGATGAATCAGGCATGTAATCTTTCACCAGGAACAACGATTGTTGGAAAATGGAATGGGGAGAGTTACACCATTATAAAAGCGCTTGGACAAGGTGCAACAGGCAGTGTTTACTTAGGTGATAGTAGACAAGGTAAAGTAGCAATTAAGCTTAGTGAAAATAGCATGGCGATTACTTCTGAGGTAAATGTGCTAAAACATTTTTCTAAGGTCCAAGGTACTTCACTTGGGCCTTCTTTGCTTGATGTAGATGATTGGAAAGATCATTCCCAAAGATTAATTTCATTTTATGTAATGGAATATGTACAAGGAAAAAACTTTCTTGAATTTGTTGAACAAAGAGGAATAGAGTGGTCTACTGTACTCGCACTTCAGTTACTTACCAATTTGGAAAAACTTCATCAGGAAGGCTGGGTGTTTGGAGACTTAAAACCTGAAAATTTAATTGTGTCAGGTCCACCACCTAAAATAAGATGTATTGATGTTGGAGGCACAACCCAGCAAGGGCGATCTATTAAAGAGTTCACAGAGTTTTTTGATAGAGGTTATTGGGGAATGGGTAACCGTAAAGCAGAGCCAACATATGACTTGTTCTCGGTTGCAATGATTATTATTAATGCTGCCTATCCGAAACGATTTAAGAAAATGAGTGATCGTGATGGACAAGCCCAGTTAATGGATAAAATCGATCAGCATCCTTTTTTAAATCAACATAGAGATGTTTTACAACAAGCATTATTAGGGAAATACACTAATGCACAAGAAATGAAGTCAGGCTTTATTCAGTTATTATCTAATAAAGCTAGCAAAGATAAACCTCGTTCACAGTCGTATCAAACAAGGGTATCTAAGCAGCAACAAAGCCCTCCAAAGGGAAGACAAACAACAAGTACAAAAAAGCCACCTCAACATTCTCGAACACAGGTAAAGCAGAAAAAAAGAAGCAAAGGAAAAGAAGTCACGTTCTTGAGACACTAGTTATTTTAATAGGTGTTTTTGTTGTCTATTCACTTTATGTTTACCATGTTCTGATGTAAAAATGTTAATTTGTAGTAAAAATATGTTGAATATGTGAACGAGTCCTTTCTTTTTTGTTTTTCCTACCAGAAAAGTGGTAGGATTATTATAGGTTAAAACCATAGCAATTCGTTAAAAGAGGGGAAAATGTTGAAAAATTTTGAGGCCATTGTTCAAAAGCAGCAATTGTTTGAAGATAGATCAACAATTGTAGTAGGTGTTTCTGGTGGTCCTGACTCACTAGCATTGCTTCATTTACTCTATCAAGTTAGAGAAAAAATGAACCTTAATATTGTGGCAGCACATGTTGATCATATGTTCAGAGGAGAGCAATCTGAAGATGAGATGCATTTTGTTATCAACTTCTGTAAGAAATATCAAATAACCTGTGAAGCAACACAAATCAATGTTTCTGCTTATGCTAAAACAAGAAAAATAAGTGCTCAAGTTGCTGCAAGGGAATGTCGTTATCATTTTTTTACAGAAGTCTTAGATAAATATCAAGCCGACTATCTAGCGCTTGGTCATCATGGAGATGACCAGGTGGAAACCATATTAATGAGAATGGTAAGAGGTAGTACGGGTGAGGCATTAGCTGGTATGAAAATGAAGCGACCGTATCATAATGGGTTTCTAATAAGACCTCTTTTAGCCTATTCCAAGCAAGAAATTCTTGATTATTGTAAAGAAAATGAGTTAATGCCAAGATTTGATCCAAGTAATGAGAAAAGTGATTACACAAGAAATCGATTTAGGAAGCATGTTCTTTCCTTTCTAAAACAAGAAAATCCACTTGTTCATGAAAGATTTCGTTATTTTAGTGAAACCTTATTGGAGGATGAATCGTATTTACAGGTATTAACCGAGGAAAGTATGAATAAAGTAATCAAAAGAAAAGAAAAATCGGCTGTTGAAATGGATATCATAAGGTTCTTGAGCCTACCTTTGCCTTTACAAAGAAGAGGGATTAAACTAATATTAAACTATCTATATGTAAATATTCCATCTTCCCTTTCTTCTATACATATTGAGAGTTTGCAGGCGCTTCTCTCGCAGAATCACCCTTCAGGTTCACTGGATTACCCAGGCGGTTTAAAAGTGATTAAGTCATATCATACGTGTTTGTTTACTTTTGAACATAAAGAAGCAACAGAATATTGCTTAGATCTTACTATCCCTTCTGTTTTGTCAATCCCAAACGGGAATGGCAGCATATCCTGCAGTTTTGTTAGTGAAACTGGGGTTCATGCAAAGGGTAACGACATATTTCTACTTAATAGTCGGGATCTATATGAACCTTTAATCGTACGAACACGAAAACAGGGAGATAAAATGAAATTGAAAGGCATGAACGGTACAAAAAAGGTAAAAGATATATTTATTGATGAGAAAATCCCATTACATAGCCGGCATTCATGGCCAATCGTAGAAGATGGAAAAGGGAACATCCTTTGGATTCCTGGTCTAAAAAAGTCTAGTTATGAGGCTGAGAATATAGAAGGGGATGGATGTATTGTATTACAATTCAGGAGCTAATCTTCTAGGGGGCACACATTAATGAGACAAGACATTGAAGAAATTTTAGTAACATCTGAGCAAATCCAAGAAAAGGTAAAAGAACTTGGAGCAATCCTAACAGAGGATTATAAGGACTCATTTCCACTTGCAATAGGTGTTCTAAAAGGGGCAATGCCTTTTATGGGCGACCTATTAAAGAATATTGATACATATTTGGAAATGGACTTTATGGATGTTTCGAGTTATGGAACATCAACAGTTTCTTCTGGAGAAGTAAAAATTATCAAAGACTTAGATACTTCAGTGGAGGGAAGAGACATCCTGATCATTGAAGATATCATTGATAGTGGTTTAACACTAAGTTATCTTGTTAAACTATTCCGCTATCGTAAGGCAAAATCAATCAAAATTGTTACACTGCTTGACAAACCAACTGGAAGAAAAGCTGATATTAACGCAGACTATGTAGGCTTTGAAGTACCAGACGCCTTTGTTGTAGGGTATGGATTGGACTATGTGGAAAAATATCGAAATCTTCCATATATCGGGGTGTTAAAGCCTGAGATTTATCAAAAATAATCTCAATTTCTAATTTGTTGTATTACCATGATTTTCTATGATACTATTTAAAATAGTCGTGTTTACTGTGGGAGGAGGTAAGGAATGAATCGGATCTTCCGTAATACCATATTTTATTTACTAATATTTTTAGTCATCATTGGAGTTGTTAGCTTCTTTACAGGTGCTAATCCTAAAACGGAGCAAATAACGTATAATGAATTCATTTCTGACTTAAATAATGGAAATGTAACAGAAATGACTGTACAACCGGTTCGAGGTGTATTTGAAGTAAGAGGTAAAATGAAAGGTTATTCAGAAGACGAAACCTTTCTAACGTACATACCAACCGAACAAGGATTGGATCGTGTTGATAAAGCTGCTGAAGCAAACAATGTAAGCAAATTGGATGTTGCGCCAGCTGAAGAAACAAGTGGATGGGTTACATTTTTCACATCCATCATTCCATTCGTCATTATCTTTATTTTATTCTTCTTCTTACTTAACCAGGCTCAGGGCGGTGGTAGCCGTGTTATGAACTTCGGTAAAAGTAAAGCCAAGCTTTACAGTGAGGAAAAGAAAAAGGTTAAATTTAAAGATGTAGCGGGTGCTGATGAAGAAAAGCAAGAACTAGTCGAGGTTGTTGAATTCTTAAAAGATCCTCGTAAATTCGCCGAGCTAGGCGCAAGAATTCCTAAGGGTGTTCTATTAGTAGGACCTCCAGGTACAGGTAAAACATTGCTTGCAAGAGCAGTTGCAGGTGAAGCGGGAGTGCCGTTCTTCTCAATTAGTGGTTCGGATTTCGTTGAGATGTTTGTCGGTGTCGGGGCTTCACGTGTTCGTGATTTATTTGAGAATGCGAAGAAAAATGCTCCATGTATTATCTTTATTGATGAAATTGATGCTGTTGGTCGTCAACGTGGTGCTGGTTTAGGTGGAGGGCACGATGAACGTGAACAAACCCTTAACCAATTACTTGTTGAGATGGATGGTTTCGGAGCTAATGAAGGTATTATCATTATTGCCGCTACAAACAGACCTGATATTCTTGACCCTGCGTTATTACGTCCAGGTCGCTTTGATCGTCAAATTACGGTTGACCGCCCAGATGTAATTGGTCGTGAGGCAGTACTTAAAGTTCATGCTCGTAATAAACCGTTAGATGAGTCAGTCGATTTAAAAGCAATTGCTGCTCGTACACCTGGATTCTCGGGTGCGGATTTAGAGAACCTGTTAAATGAAGCAGCACTTGTTGCAGCAAGGCAGGATAAAAAGAAAATTGATAACACAGATCTTGATGAAGCAACAGACCGAGTAATTGCTGGTCCTGCTAAAAAGACTCGTGTTATTTCCAAGAAAGAACGTAATATTGTTGCTTATCATGAAGCAGGACATACAATTATTGGTGTCGTGTTAGATGAAGCAGATATGGTTCATAAAGTAACCATTGTCCCTCGTGGTCAAGCAGGTGGATATGCAGTTATGCTACCTAAAGAAGATCGTTACTTTATGACGAAACCTGAACTACTTGATAAAATCACTGGTTTACTTGGTGGTCGTGTAGCTGAGGAAATTATCTTCGGTGAAGTAAGTACAGGAGCACATAATGACTTCCAAAGAGCTACCAACATTGCTCGTAAAATGGTTACTGAATATGGAATGAGTGAAAAACTAGGTCCATTGCAATTTGGTCAATCTCAGGGTGGTCAAGTGTTCTTAGGACGCGATATCCATAATGAGCAAAACTATAGTGATGCTATAGCACATGAAATTGATATGGAAATTCAACGTTTCATCAAGGAAAGTTATGAGCGTGCACGTCAAATACTTACTGATAATCGTGAGAAGCTTGAATTAGTTGCTCAAACATTATTAGAGGTTGAAACACTTGATGCAGCTCAAATCTCAAGTCTTGTTGAAAAAGGCAAGCTTCCAGATCGTCCGGTAACAAGTAACCAGGCAAATGGTGAAAGTTCAGAAGATGTAAAAGTGAATATTAACAGTAAAAAAGAAGATGAGCAATCTTCTGAGAAATAATAGAAAAAGATCGATGACATATATTGTTGTCGATCTTTTTTATGTGCAAAAAAGATGAACAAGAAGTGTGATCTGCTAACCTTTATACATTTTTGTTATTCTTACCTATTCACGGTAGTCTCAAATATGGAAGTAGAGTAACTTTATGATAAAATATAACAGGAATGTCAATATAAAATAGAACAGATAAAGTGGTGATCCTTTTGATTCTTGTATTGGATGTAGGAAATACAAATACTGTTTTGGGTGTATATGAGCAGGATGCTTTAAAGCACCATTGGAGAATAGAAACGAGTCGAAACAAAACAGAAGATGAGTTTGGTATGTTGATAAAGAACTTATTTGAACATGTGAATATATCCTTCAAGCAAATTGAAGGCATTATTATTTCATCGGTTGTACCACCGATCATGTTTGCACTAGAAAGAATGTGTAGTAAATATTTTGACATAAAACCGCTGGTTGTTGGTCCAGGGATTAAAACAGGTTTAAACATAAAATATGAAAATCCCCGCGAGGTTGGAGCTGACAGAATCGTCAATGCAGTTGCAGGCATTCAGGATTATGGAAGCCCCCTTATTATTGTTGATTTTGGCACAGCTACTACATACTGTTATGTGAATGAAGAAAAACAGTACATGGGTGGTGCTATTGCACCGGGAATAAATATTTCTACAGAGGCTCTCTATTCAAGAGCAGCTAAGCTTCCAAGAATAGAAATTACTAGACCTGAACATATCATTGGGAAAAATACAGTAAGTGCGATGCAAGCAGGTATTTTATATGGATATGTTGGTCAAGTTGAAGGTATTGTTAAACGGATGAAAGAACAATCTAATAAAGTACCTAAAGTTATTGCAACTGGAGGACTTGCTTCCTTAATTGCTAAGGAATCTGATTGTATTGATATTGTTGATCCATTTCTAACATTAAGAGGTTTACAACTAATTTATGAACGCAATGTTCATGCATAAGTATTTTTTCTAAGGTGCCAGTTACAGGGTACAAAAGAAGGGAGTTAACGATGAACGACTATTTAATAAAAGCCATGGGATATAACAATCAAGTAAGGGCATATGCGACAAGAACGACAGAAACAGTTGCCGAAGCTCAAAGAAGACACCAAACATGGCCTACAGCATCTGCAGCTTTAGGACGTGCTATGACAGCAGGAGTTATGATGGGTTCTATGTTAAAAGGTAACGCAAAGCTGACCATTAAGGTTGAAGGAAAAGGTCCAATTGGCGTTATCCTTGTTGATAGCAATTCAAAAGGTGAAGTAAGAGGATATGTGACAAACCCTCAAACTCATTTTGATTTAAATGCTCAGGGTAAGCTTGATGTGGCAAGAGCTGTTGGAACAGATGGAATGCTGACAGTTGTGAAGGATCTTGGATTAAAGGATAACTTTTCTGGACAAGTACCAATTGTTTCTGGTGAATTAGGAGAAGACTTTACATATTATCTTGTTACATCTGAACAAGTTCCTTCGTCTGTAGGAGTAGGAGTTTTAGTTAATCCTGATAATACAATCCTGGCTTCAGGTGGATTTATTATTCAGTTACTCCCGGGAACGGATGATGAAACAATTACTGAAATAGAAAATAGATTAAACAGTATTGAGCCTATCTCTAAGTTAATTCAAAGAGGTTTAACACCGGAAGAGATTTTAGATGAAGTGCTTGGTAAAGGAAATGTAAAGATTCTCGAAAAACAACCTGTTTCATTCCGTTGTCAGTGTTCAAAAGAACGAATTGAAAATGCAATCGTTAGTTTGGGAGTAGACGAGATTCAGTCAATGATTGATGATGAAGGTCAAGCTGAAGCGCAGTGTCATTTTTGTAATGAAACCTACTTGCTTACTAGAAAGGACTTAGAGGAATTAAAGAAAGCCGCAAGTCAATAACGATAAGTTTTACCGGGAGTTGGAGAGAGTGAGCGGGAAAACATTATGGAGTGTTATTTTCGGCTTAGTTATTCTAAATTGCTTAACTGTTGCATATTTTATTAATCCTTATGGAGTTCTTCCTGTTAATGGAGATGAACAGGAAGATGAAGTCATTGCAACAATTGGTGAAACAACCATTACAAGAGAACAATGGATGGCCGAGCTGGAAACACGTTATGGCAAAGACACATTAAGAGAATTAGTGAACGTGAAGGTTGTTGAGGAACTTGCTGAAAAATACGATCTATCAGTATCTGATGAGGTTATTGAACGGGAACTAACTTTTTATAAATCAATGTATACATCTCTAGATGAAGAACAGTTTTCTGAAGAGCAAAATTGGGAACAGCAAATCAGATATAGTATTTTATTAGAGGAGCTTTTGACAAAAGATGTTGAGGTTCCTGAAGAAGATCTTCGCTCATTTTATGAAAATAATAAAGAACTCTATGATATAAAAGATATCTATCACTTATCACATATTGTTGTCAAAACAGAAGAAGAAGCAAAAGCTATAATCAAAGAACTTGCCGGCGGTTCTAGCTTTGAAGCTTTGGCACTCGAGGCATCAATTGATGAATTTACAGCAAATCAGGGTGGAGATATTGGCTTTATCTCCACAGACAATGATTATGTCTCGAAGGAATACTTGCAAATTGCTCCTGAGCTTTCTGCAGGAGACTGGAGTCACCCGATAAAGGTGAATGTGGGTTATGCTGTTCTGCTCCTGAAGGAAAAATTGGTTGGTAAAACGTATTCGTATGATGAGGTAAAGGACCAAATCCGCAGACAAATAGCACTTGAGAAAATGGAAGGGCTGTGACTGCAGACCCATTGTGGCAAGAGATTGGTGTATCTTGGTTTTATGAAGATGAAACAGGGAAAAATTAGTACAAATAGCATAAAAGGTTTTGACAATTTTGAATTAAATTGATATATTACTCTTATAAATCCAATAAATTTACTCGGGATAGAGGAGGAATAGTATGGCGCGTGTAGCAAATTCTATACATGAATTAATTGGTGAAACACCGGTTGTAAAGTTAAACAGACTTGTTGATGATAACAGTGCAGATGTATACCTAAAACTAGAGTTTATGAACCCTGGAAGTAGTGTTAAAGATCGTATTGGACTTGCTATGATCGAAGCTGCAGAAAAGAAGGGTGATTTAAAACCTGGCGACACAATCATTGAGCCTACTAGTGGTAACACTGGAATCGGTTTAGCGATGGTAGCTGCAGCTAAGGGGATTAATGCAATTTTAGTTATGCCTGATACAATGAGCCTAGAGCGTAGAAACCTGCTACGTGCATATGGAGCAGAATTAGTGCTAACTCCTGGAGCTGAAGGTATGGGAGGAGCAATCCGTAAAGCTGAAGAGCTTGCAAAAGAGCATGGTTACTTTATGCCTCAACAATTTAAAAATGAAGCAAATCCTGAAGTACACCGTTTAACAACTGGTAAAGAGATTGTTGAACAAATGGGCGATCAACTAGATGCGTTTATCGCAGGTATTGGTACAGGTGGGACAATCACAGGTGCTGGTTCTGTTTTAAAAGAAAACTATTCTTCTATTAAAATTTATGCAGTTGAGCCTACAGATTCGCCGGTTCTTTCAGGCGGAAAACCAGGTCCACATAAAATCCAAGGTATTGGTGCTGGATTCGTACCAGATATCTTAAATACAAATGTTTATGATGAAATCATCACTGTTAAAAATGAAGAAGCATTTGAAACAGCTAGAAGAGCAGCTAAAGAAGAAGGTATTCTTGGCGGTATCTCTTCAGGTGCAGCAATTTTTGCAGCTTTAAAAGTAGCTAAAGAATTAGGTAAAGGTAAAAAAGTATTAGCTGTTATCCCAAGTAACGGTGAGCGTTACTTAAGTACACCTTTATATCAATTTGATTAATATAGATTTAACTTAAAAAGGAGTTGACCTTGTCAGCTCCTTTTTTATTTTTAATAACTCCTTAGCTTGTTGTGTCTTTATATTTCCTCCAGGTAAGCAGCATACTAATTTTATAAGAAAAAGCTAAAATACTATGTTTTCTTTCACACATTTATGTAAAATGGATATAAGAGTTTTAAAGGAGAGATTAGTCATGCAGCAAAGACGGGCATCGTTAAGTATACATTTTGATTATGAACAAGATTTCTTTAATCAATATAAGTACCTTACACAAGATGAAGAACAGCATGCCATCTTAGAAAGTGGTCGTGGTGGAAGATATAGTATTGCGGGTATTAAGCCTATAGCCTCGGTAATGGGAAA
This Metabacillus endolithicus DNA region includes the following protein-coding sequences:
- a CDS encoding vWA domain-containing protein; the protein is MENENHLSRRVNMEKGHLKQILLITDGCSNHGEDPIAMAALANEQGITVNVIGVLEENVIDQESLQEVEGIAMSGGGVHQIVYAHQLSQTVQHVTRKAMTQTLQGVVNKELQQILGKSTSMEELPPEKRGEVMEVVDELGEMASLEILILVDTSASMKPKLPTVKEALLDLSISLNSRIGDNRYAVLVFPGKKDEVEKVLDWTPKLESLSSIFPKLSTGGITPTGPAIREAIQHFKKKRSLKSLLRNEEDYYDESGM
- a CDS encoding protein kinase domain-containing protein — encoded protein: MNQACNLSPGTTIVGKWNGESYTIIKALGQGATGSVYLGDSRQGKVAIKLSENSMAITSEVNVLKHFSKVQGTSLGPSLLDVDDWKDHSQRLISFYVMEYVQGKNFLEFVEQRGIEWSTVLALQLLTNLEKLHQEGWVFGDLKPENLIVSGPPPKIRCIDVGGTTQQGRSIKEFTEFFDRGYWGMGNRKAEPTYDLFSVAMIIINAAYPKRFKKMSDRDGQAQLMDKIDQHPFLNQHRDVLQQALLGKYTNAQEMKSGFIQLLSNKASKDKPRSQSYQTRVSKQQQSPPKGRQTTSTKKPPQHSRTQVKQKKRSKGKEVTFLRH
- the tilS gene encoding tRNA lysidine(34) synthetase TilS; this translates as MLKNFEAIVQKQQLFEDRSTIVVGVSGGPDSLALLHLLYQVREKMNLNIVAAHVDHMFRGEQSEDEMHFVINFCKKYQITCEATQINVSAYAKTRKISAQVAARECRYHFFTEVLDKYQADYLALGHHGDDQVETILMRMVRGSTGEALAGMKMKRPYHNGFLIRPLLAYSKQEILDYCKENELMPRFDPSNEKSDYTRNRFRKHVLSFLKQENPLVHERFRYFSETLLEDESYLQVLTEESMNKVIKRKEKSAVEMDIIRFLSLPLPLQRRGIKLILNYLYVNIPSSLSSIHIESLQALLSQNHPSGSLDYPGGLKVIKSYHTCLFTFEHKEATEYCLDLTIPSVLSIPNGNGSISCSFVSETGVHAKGNDIFLLNSRDLYEPLIVRTRKQGDKMKLKGMNGTKKVKDIFIDEKIPLHSRHSWPIVEDGKGNILWIPGLKKSSYEAENIEGDGCIVLQFRS
- the hpt gene encoding hypoxanthine phosphoribosyltransferase — translated: MRQDIEEILVTSEQIQEKVKELGAILTEDYKDSFPLAIGVLKGAMPFMGDLLKNIDTYLEMDFMDVSSYGTSTVSSGEVKIIKDLDTSVEGRDILIIEDIIDSGLTLSYLVKLFRYRKAKSIKIVTLLDKPTGRKADINADYVGFEVPDAFVVGYGLDYVEKYRNLPYIGVLKPEIYQK
- the ftsH gene encoding ATP-dependent zinc metalloprotease FtsH; the encoded protein is MNRIFRNTIFYLLIFLVIIGVVSFFTGANPKTEQITYNEFISDLNNGNVTEMTVQPVRGVFEVRGKMKGYSEDETFLTYIPTEQGLDRVDKAAEANNVSKLDVAPAEETSGWVTFFTSIIPFVIIFILFFFLLNQAQGGGSRVMNFGKSKAKLYSEEKKKVKFKDVAGADEEKQELVEVVEFLKDPRKFAELGARIPKGVLLVGPPGTGKTLLARAVAGEAGVPFFSISGSDFVEMFVGVGASRVRDLFENAKKNAPCIIFIDEIDAVGRQRGAGLGGGHDEREQTLNQLLVEMDGFGANEGIIIIAATNRPDILDPALLRPGRFDRQITVDRPDVIGREAVLKVHARNKPLDESVDLKAIAARTPGFSGADLENLLNEAALVAARQDKKKIDNTDLDEATDRVIAGPAKKTRVISKKERNIVAYHEAGHTIIGVVLDEADMVHKVTIVPRGQAGGYAVMLPKEDRYFMTKPELLDKITGLLGGRVAEEIIFGEVSTGAHNDFQRATNIARKMVTEYGMSEKLGPLQFGQSQGGQVFLGRDIHNEQNYSDAIAHEIDMEIQRFIKESYERARQILTDNREKLELVAQTLLEVETLDAAQISSLVEKGKLPDRPVTSNQANGESSEDVKVNINSKKEDEQSSEK
- a CDS encoding type III pantothenate kinase, which encodes MILVLDVGNTNTVLGVYEQDALKHHWRIETSRNKTEDEFGMLIKNLFEHVNISFKQIEGIIISSVVPPIMFALERMCSKYFDIKPLVVGPGIKTGLNIKYENPREVGADRIVNAVAGIQDYGSPLIIVDFGTATTYCYVNEEKQYMGGAIAPGINISTEALYSRAAKLPRIEITRPEHIIGKNTVSAMQAGILYGYVGQVEGIVKRMKEQSNKVPKVIATGGLASLIAKESDCIDIVDPFLTLRGLQLIYERNVHA
- the hslO gene encoding Hsp33 family molecular chaperone HslO, translating into MNDYLIKAMGYNNQVRAYATRTTETVAEAQRRHQTWPTASAALGRAMTAGVMMGSMLKGNAKLTIKVEGKGPIGVILVDSNSKGEVRGYVTNPQTHFDLNAQGKLDVARAVGTDGMLTVVKDLGLKDNFSGQVPIVSGELGEDFTYYLVTSEQVPSSVGVGVLVNPDNTILASGGFIIQLLPGTDDETITEIENRLNSIEPISKLIQRGLTPEEILDEVLGKGNVKILEKQPVSFRCQCSKERIENAIVSLGVDEIQSMIDDEGQAEAQCHFCNETYLLTRKDLEELKKAASQ
- a CDS encoding peptidyl-prolyl cis-trans isomerase, producing MSGKTLWSVIFGLVILNCLTVAYFINPYGVLPVNGDEQEDEVIATIGETTITREQWMAELETRYGKDTLRELVNVKVVEELAEKYDLSVSDEVIERELTFYKSMYTSLDEEQFSEEQNWEQQIRYSILLEELLTKDVEVPEEDLRSFYENNKELYDIKDIYHLSHIVVKTEEEAKAIIKELAGGSSFEALALEASIDEFTANQGGDIGFISTDNDYVSKEYLQIAPELSAGDWSHPIKVNVGYAVLLLKEKLVGKTYSYDEVKDQIRRQIALEKMEGL
- the cysK gene encoding cysteine synthase A, yielding MARVANSIHELIGETPVVKLNRLVDDNSADVYLKLEFMNPGSSVKDRIGLAMIEAAEKKGDLKPGDTIIEPTSGNTGIGLAMVAAAKGINAILVMPDTMSLERRNLLRAYGAELVLTPGAEGMGGAIRKAEELAKEHGYFMPQQFKNEANPEVHRLTTGKEIVEQMGDQLDAFIAGIGTGGTITGAGSVLKENYSSIKIYAVEPTDSPVLSGGKPGPHKIQGIGAGFVPDILNTNVYDEIITVKNEEAFETARRAAKEEGILGGISSGAAIFAALKVAKELGKGKKVLAVIPSNGERYLSTPLYQFD